In Opitutaceae bacterium TAV5, one genomic interval encodes:
- a CDS encoding elongation factor GreAB: MIMENNTDLYISRADLLQIRSRLNLISEGKHDRENLARLQAELDRALIIEDDTAMPDGVVMINSEVRLQDLDTNEAETWTLALPEHADPAARRLSILAPMGAALIGYKAGDVVTWDMPGGVRRLRIVESRRRPRPVVPAMTLPAFGPPPS, from the coding sequence ATGATCATGGAAAACAACACCGACCTCTACATTTCCCGCGCCGACCTTCTCCAGATCCGTTCCCGGCTGAATCTCATTTCCGAAGGCAAGCACGACCGCGAAAACCTCGCCCGCCTTCAGGCCGAGCTCGACCGGGCCCTCATCATCGAGGATGATACCGCCATGCCCGACGGTGTCGTGATGATCAATTCCGAGGTTCGTCTCCAGGATCTGGATACGAACGAGGCCGAGACCTGGACTCTCGCGCTTCCCGAGCACGCCGACCCGGCTGCCCGCCGCCTCTCGATCCTCGCGCCGATGGGCGCCGCGCTCATCGGCTACAAGGCCGGCGATGTCGTCACCTGGGACATGCCCGGCGGCGTGCGCCGGCTCCGCATTGTCGAATCCCGCCGCCGGCCCCGCCCGGTCGTGCCGGCCATGACGCTGCCGGCCTTTGGCCCGCCCCCGTCCTGA
- a CDS encoding cupin: protein MPQSSYTLPEDHTAFLARKIHDDRRLECIVALVGPGGGRIADHAHAHDHLIYVIDGSVTVRFDGNDIVVGKDQTLLVPAGTLHAIRNPDHVAAARIVRIEIRG, encoded by the coding sequence ATGCCACAAAGCAGCTACACCCTCCCCGAGGACCACACCGCGTTCCTCGCCCGCAAGATCCATGACGACAGGCGCCTCGAGTGCATCGTCGCTCTCGTCGGCCCCGGCGGCGGCCGGATCGCCGACCATGCCCACGCGCATGATCACCTCATTTATGTGATCGACGGTTCCGTGACCGTGCGGTTCGACGGCAACGATATCGTTGTGGGCAAGGACCAGACCCTGCTCGTTCCCGCCGGCACCCTGCACGCGATCCGCAATCCCGACCACGTGGCTGCGGCCAGGATCGTGCGCATCGAGATTCGCGGGTAA
- a CDS encoding permease, whose amino-acid sequence MNPAYGNPFVTAADAGAADRALFIRRTYLHLAGAILAFVGLEALLLQMPGIENLVGAMTNGMSWLIVLGAFMGVSWLADRWARSDASQTTQYIGLGLYVVAQVIIFLPLLYIAAYYSDPTVIPTAGIITGLLFAGLTATAFITRQDFSFLGSILTIGGFVALGVIVCSLIFGFTLGLVFSGIMVFFAGGSILYTTSNIIHHYRTDQHVAASLALFSGVMLLLWYVLRILLLRSRN is encoded by the coding sequence ATGAATCCTGCCTACGGAAATCCCTTCGTGACCGCCGCCGACGCCGGGGCGGCCGATCGTGCTCTGTTTATCCGGCGCACCTACCTGCACCTCGCCGGTGCGATCCTCGCATTTGTCGGACTCGAAGCGCTGCTGCTGCAGATGCCCGGCATCGAAAACCTCGTCGGTGCCATGACCAACGGCATGAGCTGGCTGATCGTTCTCGGCGCCTTCATGGGCGTGTCCTGGCTGGCGGACCGCTGGGCCCGTTCCGATGCCTCGCAGACAACCCAGTATATCGGCCTGGGCCTCTACGTCGTGGCCCAGGTAATCATCTTCCTGCCGCTGCTGTATATCGCCGCGTACTACAGCGATCCCACGGTGATCCCGACGGCGGGCATCATCACCGGCCTGCTCTTCGCCGGGCTCACGGCGACGGCGTTCATCACGCGCCAGGATTTTTCGTTCCTGGGCAGCATCCTCACCATCGGCGGGTTTGTCGCGCTCGGCGTGATCGTTTGCAGCCTCATTTTCGGCTTCACGCTCGGCCTGGTTTTCTCGGGGATCATGGTGTTTTTCGCCGGCGGTTCGATTCTCTACACCACGTCCAACATCATTCATCACTACCGCACCGATCAGCACGTGGCGGCTTCGCTCGCGCTGTTTTCCGGCGTGATGCTGCTGCTCTGGTACGTGCTGCGCATCCTGCTCCTGCGCAGCCGGAATTGA